Genomic window (Candidatus Eisenbacteria bacterium):
CGGCGGCCGCCATGAACATGGCCGAGAACGCCGCGGTCCGCTTCGGCGTGCCGGTGGCGGTGTTCTCGCTCGAAATGAGCAAGGAACAGCTGGCGCTGAGGCTGCTGTGCTCGCAGGGCGAACTGTCGCTGTCGCGGTTGCGCACCGGATCCCTGCAGCCCGAGGACTGGCCGAGACTCACCGCCGGGGCGGGAATCCTGAAGAAGGCGCCGATCAACATCGACGACTCGCCGGCGCTGTCGGTGCTCGAGGTGCGCGCGAAGTGTCGCCGCCTCAAGGCCGAGAACAAGCTCGGCCTGGTGGTCGTGGACTACCTTCAACTCATGCGCCCGAGTTCCCCGGTCGAGAATCGCGTCCAGGAGATCGCGCAGATCAGCCGCGGGCTCAAGGCGCTCGCGAAGGAGCTGAACGTTCCGATCATCGCTCTCTCGCAGCTCTCCCGCGCGGTCGAGACGCGCGGCGGCCACGGACGCCCGCAGCTTTCGGATCTGCGCGAGTCGGGATCGCTGGAGCAGGACGCCGATGTCGTGCTGTTCGTGTATCGCGAGGTCGTGTACAAGCCGGACACGGCCGAGCCCGGCAAGGCACAGCTCATCATCGCCAAGCAGCGCAATGGTCCGACCGACGACGTGGACCTGACCTTCATTCGCCAGTGCACCAAGTTCGTGCCGTACAGCCCCGTGATGTCGGGCGAGACGGAGCCGGGATACTGAGCCGATGAGGGGCCTGGCGAGCCGCGGGCATTTCTTCCTCTGGCGGCGCATCGGTGACCGGTTCGCTCAGGTCGGCCGGCTGGCGCTGTTCGTCGGGGACACGTTCCGCGCCCTGCCGCGCGGCCTGCGGGCGCCGCGGCTGCTGGTGGACGAAATGCACGCCATTGGAGTGCAGTCGCTGCTGCTCGTCGTCGTGGTCTCGCTCTTCACCGGCGCGGTGGCGGCGGTGCAGGCGGCCTATCAGTTCTCGACCGTCGTGCCGCTCAAGTACATCGGCTCGGTCATCCTGCGCTCGGTGATCATCGAACTCGGCCCCGTGCTGACGGCGCTCATCGTCGGCGGCCGCGTCGGCGCCTCCATCGCCGCGGAACTGGGAACGATGCGCGTGACCGAGCAGATCGACGCGCTCGAGGCGATGGCGATCAACCCGATGCGCTACCTCGTCGTGCCGCGGGTGGTGGCGGCGGTCGTCATGGTGCCGGTGCTGGTCGTGCTGTCGGACGCGATCGCGATCTTCGGCGGCTACCTCGTCTCGGTCATGAGCCTCGGCGTCAGCTCGCACACGTACATCCTCGGCCTCAAGCAGTTCTTCCACATGAAGGACCTGTGGTCGGGCATGGTGAAGTCCGTCTGCTTCGGCGCGATCATCGGCTGGATGGGCTGCTACTACGGCTTTCGCACCGAGGGCGGCGCCGAGGGCGTCGGCCAGGCCACGACGCGCGCCGTGGTGGCCACCTGCGTGCTCGTGCTGATCAGCGACTACGTGCTCGCGACCGTCCTCTTCCGGTTCGTCTTCGCGTCATGATTCGTATTCGCGGCCTGGCGAAGCGTCTGGGCACCCGGCAGGTGCTGACCCGCGTGGACCTCGACATCCCCGACGGGCAGACGGTCGTGATCATGGGCCGCAGCGGCACCGGAAAGAGCGTCCTGCTCAAGCACATCATCGGGCTGATGCAGCCGGACGCCGGCGACATCGAGGTGGACGGCGAGTCCATCGTCGGGCTGGGCGAGGCCGAGCTCAACCGGGTGCGCAAGCGGTTCGGCATGCTCTTCCAGGGCGCGGCGCTGTTCGATTCGCTGACCGTCGGCGAGAACGTCGGACTGCCGCTGCGCGAGCACACCCGCCTCGGCGACGGCGAGGTGCGGCGCCGGGTCGCCGAGCGGCTCGAATGGGTCGGCCTGCAGGGGGTCGAAGCGATGAAGCCCGCCTCGCTCTCGGGCGGCATGCGCAAGCGCGTGGGGCTGGCGCGCGCGCTGGCCATGGACCCGGCGTACATTCTGTACGACGAGCCGACGACCGGGCTCGACCCGATCATGTCGGACGTCATCAACCGGCTCATCCGCTCGCTGCAGAAGCGAATCGGGGTCACCAGCGTCGTCGTGACGCACGACCTGCGGAGCGCCTACCATGTGGGCGACCGGATGGCGATGCTGAACGACGGACACGTGGTGTTCGCCGGCACGCCCGAGGAGCTGCGATCCTCGGACGATCCATTCGTGCACAGGTTCATCGAGGGTTCGAGCGAGGGGCTCGAGGAGTCGCTGTGACGGCGGGGGGAGGCGCGTGAAGAGAACCACCGAGATCCAGGTCGGCGTGACCGTCGTCGTCGCGCTGGTCGTGCTCATCTGGGGCGTGACCTGGCTGCGCGAGTTCAAGATCGGGCGGCAGGTGCGCCTGTGGACCGTGAGCTTCCCGCAGACGGGCGGGCTGGGCCCGAGCGACGAAGTGCAGGTGAACGGCATCCGCAAGGGGTCGGTTTCGTCCATTGATCTGGCCGGCGACCACGTGGTCGTGCACCTGGCGCTCGACAAGGATCTGGAGCTCACGCACGACAGCCGCGTCTCCATTCGCAACGTCGGGCTGATGGGCGAAAAGGTGATTGCCGTGGACCTGCATCCGACCGGCGAGCGCTACACGGCCCGCGACACCATTCCCGGCGTCTTCGAACCGGGGCTGGGCGAGTTCATGGCCAGTGCGGGGCCGTCCTTCGACGCGATGAACCGCGTGATCGTGGCGCTCGACCGCCTCGCGACGCGCCTGGATCGCAACGGCGAGGTGGACCGGACGATCGCGAACCTGCGTCAGACTTCGGACGAGCTGCTCAAGGCGACGCGCGAGAACCGCGCGATCGTCAACGAAACGCTGCGCAACGCGCGCGACGTCTCGAGAACCGCGAAGGCGCTGACCACGGACCAGGAGGCGCATCTGCGCGAGACGATCGCGTCGCTGGAGCGCGGCACCCGCAACTTCGAACGGCTCACGACGCGCCTGGATTCGGTGCTGGCGGTGACGAAGCAGGTGGCGGACAAGGCGAACGGCGGCGACGGCACGGCGGCGCTGCTGCTCAACGATCGCAAGCTCTACGACGACACGCGCGCGACCGTGCAGTCGCTGCGCGAGCTCATCGAGGACATGAAGAAGAACCCCAGGAAGTACGTGAACCTCAGCATCTTCTAGCCCGGCCCGGCCGGGTGTGCCGTGCGAGTTCGGACCGCCCCCGGCGGGAGTGACGACCATGACGCGCGCCGTGAAACCTGCGAAGTCTCCGAAGACGAACTTCTACTGCACGGCCTGCGGCAACGAGCAGCCGCGCTGGTTCGGGCACTGCCCGCAGTGCGGTGAGTGGAACACGGCCGCCGAGGCGCCCGTCGCCGGCGCGCCCAGGAGCGCGGCCGTCCCGCGCGGGGCGGCGCGCTGGGTGCCCGCCGGCGAAGGCCGCTCGCGGGGCGCGCGGCCGCTCGCGCAGGTCGAGGTCGAGTCGGCCGAGCGCGCGCGCACCGGGCTTCGCGAGCTGGACCGCGTGCTGGGCGGAGGCCTCGTGCCGGGCTCGCTCGTGCTGGTCGGCGGCGATCCCGGGATCGGCAAGAGCACGCTGATGCTGCAACTCGCCATGGCGCTCGCGCGCGAGGGCCGGCGCGTCCTGTACGTGACGGGCGAGGAGAGCGAGCAGCAGATCCGCCTGCGCGCGGCCCGCCTCGGCGAGCTGCCCGAATCGCTGCTCCTGCTGTGCGAGACCGACCTCGAAGCGGTGCTCGAGGCGGCGGCCTCCGTGCTGCCCGAGGCGATGGTGGTGGATTCCATCCAGACGCTCTCGCGCGCCGACCTCGAAGGCGGGCCGGGCACGGTGACGCAGGTGCGGGAATGCGGCCTGGCGATGCTGCACTTCGCGAAGGGCTCGCGCACGCCGGTCTTCCTGGTCGGGCACGTGACCAAGGACGGCGCGGTCGCGGGGCCGCGCGTGCTCGAGCACATGGTGGACGCGGTGCTCTACCTGGAGGGCGAGCGCTACCAGCACTACCGCGTGCTGCGCGCGGCGAAGAACCGCTTCGGCTCGACGAACGAACTGGGCGTCTTCGAAATGCTCGAGTCCGGCCTGCGCGAGGTCGCGAATCCGAGCCAGGCGTTCCTGTCCGACGGCGCGCGCGCCGAGCCGGGCACGGCCGTGGTCGCGAGCCTCGAGGGTTCGAGGCCGCTGCTCGTCGAGGTGCAGGCGCTGGTCTCGACGTCGTTCTACGGCACGCCGCAGCGGGTGACGAGCGGCTTCGACCCGCGCCGGCTCGCGGTGCTGCTCGCGGTGCTCGAGCGCCGCGTCGGCCTGCGGCTCGGGCGGCACGACGTGTTCGTGACGGTGACGGGCGGCCTCAAGCTCGACGACCCGGGCACCGACCTGGGCGTCGCGCTGGCGATCGCGTCGAGCTATCGCAGCCGGCCGCTGCTGGACCGCACGCTGGCGCTGGGCGAGGTGAGCCTCTCGGGCGAGCTGCGGCGCGTCGCGCGGCTCGACGCGCGCCTGCGCGAGGCGGCGCAGCTCGGCTTCGTGCGCGCCGGCTTTCCGAAGGCGCAGGCGGCCGACGCCGAGGGCAGCGGCCTGCAGCTCGTGCCGCTCGGCACGGTGCGCGAGGCCTTCGAGGCGATGCTCGGAGAACGCGTCGCGCCACCGCGCGCCGCCGAAGCGGAGCGCGCCGCGGGCGCCGGGCCGGAAGGTCGCTCGTGAACGCGCCGGCTCCGGGCGGTGCGCTCAGCGAGGCGGCGCGGCGCGTGCAGGACGCGCTCGTGGCCGGCGGCTTCGGCAACCGCGTGATCGAGCTGCGCGAGCCCGTCCGAACCGCGCAGGCCGCGGCGGACGCCGTCGGCTGCGAGGTCGGTCAGATCGTCAAGAGCCTCGTCTTCAGGCGGACGGGCCACGCGGGCGAAGGCGGAGGCGTGCTCGTGCTCGCCAGCGGCGCCAGCCGCGTGGACGTCGCCAAGCTCGCGACGCTCCTGGGCGGCGGGGTCGAGATGGGCGACCCGAGGTTCGTGCGCGCGGTCACCGGCTTCGCGATCGGCGGCATCCCGCCGCTCGGTCACGCGCAGGCGCTCGAAGTCGTCATGGACGAGCGCCTGCTGGCGCACGAGGCGCTGTGGGCCGCGGCCGGACATCCGAACTCGCTCTTCCCGCTGACGCCCGACGAGCTGCGGCGGATGGCCGGCGGGCGCGTGGCGGACGTGACGTGAGCGTCGTCGCCCTCCTGCTCTGCGCGGGTCGCGGCGAACGGCTCGCGGCCGGCGTGGCCAAGGCCGCGGTGCCGCTCGCCGGCCGGCCGCTGTTCACCTGGAGCCTGGAAACGCTCGGCCGCTGCGCGGGCGTGGAGGCGATCGTCGTCGTGGGCCCGGTGCGCACGCTGCGCGATCTGCTTTCGGCTTCCGGGCTCGCGGCACCCAAGGTGGTCGCGTGGGTCGAAGGCGGCGAGGAGCGCCAGCATTCGGTGGCGCGCGGTCTCGCCGCGCTGCCCGCGGACTGCGATCTCGTCGCCGTTCACGACTCGGCGCGCGCGCTCGTGAGCGAAGCGGTGGTCGCCCGCACGATCGAGGCGGCCCGCCAGCACGGCGCGGCGATCGCCGCGGTGCCGCTCGCCGACACGCTCAAACGCGTGGACGACGGCGTGATTCACGGGACGCCCGCCCGCGCGGGGCTGTGGTGCGCGCAGACGCCGCAGGTCTTTCGCCGCGACTGGCTGGCGGCGGCGCACGCCGCGGCGACGTCGGCGGCGACCGACGACGCGGCGCTGGTCGAAGCGCTCGGGCACCCGGTGCGCGTCGCGGCGGGCGATGCGCTCAACTTCAAGGTCACGACCCCCGGGGATCTGGCGCTCGCCGAGCGCTGGCTCGCGGGGCGCGGCACGGCGCACGAGGAGGCGGGACGATGACGGCGCGTGTGGGTTTCGGCTACGACGTGCACCGCGTCGCCCGCGGGCGGGCGCTGGTGCTGGGCGGGGTGCGTCTCGAGTCCGAGTGGGGGCTCGAGGGGCACAGCGACGCCGACGTGCTCCTGCACGCGATCGGCGACGCGCTGCTCGGCGCCGCCGGGCTCGGCGACCTGGGAACGCACTTTCCGCCCGGCGACCCGAAATGGAAGGACGCCTCGAGCCTCGATCTGCTCGAGCGCATCCGCGCGCTGCTCGCCGGCGCCGGCGCGCGGATCGTGAACGTGGATGCGATGGTGGTCGCCGAGGCCCCGAAGATCGCGCCGCACCGCGCGGTGATGTGCGCGAACGTGGCGCGGGCGCTGGGCATCGCCGCCGATCTCGTCTCGGTCAAGGCCACGACCCACGAGCAGCTCGGCGCCCTCGGCCGCGGCGAGGGGCTCGCGGCCATGGCGGTGGCGCTCGTCGAGCGCTGATCGCGGGGAGGCTCCGGCCGCGTTGCCCGGACGCTTCGCCCCTGCAATGATGCCCGGCCGCCGGCGCGCCGCGCGCCGGCCCCGCTGACTTCGATTCCACACCCGGGACCGAGACGGAACAACGTGAGCGCCGAACCCATGCCGACCGCCGTTCGCGTGCGCTTCGCGCCGAGCCCCACCGGCTGGCTGCACGTCGGAGGGGCGCGCACCGCGTACTTCAACTGGCTGTTCGCCCGCCAGCACGGCGGCCGGTTCGTGATCCGCGTCGAGGACACCGACGCCGAACGCTCGAGCGGCGAGAGCGAGCGCGGCGTGCTCGACGACCTGCGCTGGCTGGGACTGGCGTGGGACGAAGGGCCCGACGGGGGCGGCCCGTACGGCCCGTACCGCCAGAGCGAGCGGCTGGCGCTTTACCGTGAGCAGGCCGACCGGCTGCTGGCGTCCAGGCGGGCCTACCGCTGCTTCTGCACCGACGAGGACCTGGAACGGCGACGCAACGAGGCGCTCGCCGCCGGGCGGCCGCCGCACTACGACGGGCGCTGCCGCTCGCTCGCGGCCGGCGAGTCGGCGAGCCGCGCCGCGGCCGGCGAGCCGGCCAGCGTGCGCTTCCGGGTTCCGGATCGCGACTGGACGCTCGAGGACGCGGTGCGCGGCACGGTCACGTTCCCGGCCGGCATGGTGGGCGACTTCGTGCTGCTCCGCTCGAGCGGGCTTCCGACCTACAACTTCGCCTGCGTGGTGGACGACGCGGCCATGCGCATCAGCCACGTGCTGCGCGCCGAGGAGCACCTGGCGAACACCCCGCGACAGCTCATGCTCTACGAGGCGCTCGGCGGGACGCCGCCGCGCTTCGCGCACCTCGCCCTCATCCTGAACCGGGACCGCACCAAGATGAGCAAGCGCGCGGGCGAAGCGGCGGTCGCCGTCGGCGACTGGCGGCGCGCGGGCTACGTGCCGGAGGCGCTGCTCAGCTATCTCGCCCTGCTCGGCTTTCACCCGGGCGACGACCGCGAGATCCTGTCGCGCGAGGAGCTGCTGGCCGCCTTCACGCTCGAACGGCTCGGCCAGAGTGGCTCGGTGTTCGACGCCGCCAAGCTGGCGTGGGTGAACCGCCATTTCCTGCATCACGCGAGCGGCGCGCAGCTCGCGGCCTGGCTCGCCGCGGGGCCCGGACCGGGAACGGAGCCGGACGCCGACTGGCGCGCGGCGGCCGGCCGGCTGACGGCGGATCTGCCGGCGGTCACGGTGGAAAGGCTGCTCGAGGGGGTGCGGGGCAACGTTTCGACCCTGGCGGACCTGCCGGGCGAGCTCGAGGTCCTGACGGGGGGAGCCCTGCGCTTCGAGGCCGAGGCCGAAGCCGCCCTGGCCGCGCCGGGCGCGCCGGCACTCTGTGGTGACCTCGCGCGGGAGGCCGCCGGACTTGCCGAATGGAGCGGGGAAGCCTTTAAATCCGCCGTCCAAGTGTCCGGGAAGCGGCAGGGGCGCAAGGGCCGTGACCTCTTCATGCCGGTGCGCGCCGCGCTTTCGGGCCGGACGCACGGCCCCGAGCTGCCGCTGCTCGCCGAGTTGCTGGGCAAGGATCGCTGCATCGAGAGGCTGCACGACGCGGCCCGTCGCGCGGAAGGTCCCGCGTGACGCTTCGGAGGAAGCCATGAGAATCGCCGTCCTGATGGGCGGAAGGTCGTCCGAGCGGGAGATCTCGCTGCGCACCGGGCGCGGCTGCGCGCAGGCGCTGCGCAACCTCGGGCACGAGGTCACGTCGGTGGACGCCGCCGACGGCGCCGTGCTGCCGGCCGGACAGGAGGAGGAAGCGGCCCGCACGCTCGACGCCGTCCGCTCGCTGCCACGGGCGGCGATGCTCGACGCGCTGCAGACGGGGCCGGTGCGCGATGCCGACGTCGTCTACCTCGCGCTGCACGGGCGGTACGGTGAGGACGGCACCGTGCAGGCCGCGCTCGAGCTGGCCGACAAGGTCTACACGGGCTCGGGCGTGCTGGCGAGCGCCATCGCGATGGACAAGGCGATGTCCAAGCGCGTCTTCGAGCGCGAGGCGATCCCGACTCCGCACTGGATGCTCATCGAAGCCGGTGTCTCGGGCCGGGCGCTCGACGTCAAGCTGCTCGGCGGCTACCCGCTGGTTGTCAAGCCGAACAGCGAAGGCTCGACCTACGGCCTGACGATCGTGCGGCACCCGTCCGAGCTGCAGCCCGCGATCCAGAAGGCCGCCGAGTACGACACCCAAGTCCTGGTCGAGCAGTACATCGAGGGCCGCGAGCTGACCGTGACGATCATCGGCGAGATGGCCTACCCGGTGGTCGAGATCGAGCCGCACAGCGGCTTCTACGACTACGCGGCCAAGTACACCCGGGGCGCGAGCGTCTACACCTGCCCCGCGAAGTTGTCCATCGAACTGGCCCGGCACGTCCGCGAGCTCGGGCTCGAAGCGGCGCAGTCGCTCGACTGCAGCGGCGTCTCGCGCGTGGACATCCGGCTCACCGAAGACGACGAACCCTACGTGCTCGAGGTGAACACGCTCCCGGGCATGACCCCGACCAGCCTCGTGCCGATGGCCGCGGCGGCGAAGGGCATGTCCTACGATCAACTGGTGGCCCGCGTTCTCGACCTGGCGCTCGCCGACGCACGCGCCCGGCACGTCGAACAGCGAGGCTGACCGTTCCACCCACGGGGAATCGAATGGACCGCACCCAGCAGTTCCTGAAGGACCTGGTCGAAGCGAACGGCGCGCCGGGATTCGAAGGCGACGTCTTCGAGGTCATGAGCCGGGCGCTGAAGGGCGTGGGCGCGATCTCGAAGGACCGGCTCGGCAGTTTCATCTGCGAGAAGGTCGGCGACCCGAAGGGTCCGCGGGTGATGCTGGGCGGCCACCTCGACGAAGTCGGCTTCCTCGTCAAGTCGGTGACCAAGGAAGGCTACGTCCGCTTTCTCGGGCTCGGCGGCTGGTGGGGCCACGTGGTGCTGGGCCAGCGACTGGTGATCCAGACGCGCAAGGGCCCGGTGCTGGGCGTCGTCGGCTGCAAGCCGCCGCACGAGCTGCGCGACGAGGATCGCAAGAAGGTGCTGGAGCTGAAGGACATGTTCATTGACGTCGGCGCGACCGGCGACTGGGACGTGAAGAAGAAGCTCGACATCCGGCCCGGGGACCCGATCCTGCCCGACTCGTCGTTCCAGGTGATGGCGAACCCGAACCTGCTGCTCGCCAAGGCGTGGGACAACCGGCTCGGCTGCGCGCTCGCCGCCGAAGTGGCGCTGGCGCTCAAGGGCCAGAAGCACCCGAACACCCTGTTCGCGGTCGCCACGGTGCAGGAGGAGGTCGGGTTGCGCGGGGCGCAGACCTCCGCGTTCAAGGTGAAGCCGGACGTGGCCATCGCGCTCGACTCCGGCATCGCGCACGACACGCCGGGCACCGAAGGCGACGAGAAGCTCGGCGGCGGCCCGCTGGTCGTGATCTACGACGCGTCGGTGATCCCGAACCGCAAGCTGCGCGACCTGGTCATCGAGACCGCCGCGAAGCTGCGCATTCCGTTGCAGTTCGAGAGCGTCGAGCGCGGCGGCACCGACGCGGGACGTTTCCACCTTTCGGGCGAGGGCGTACCCAGCCTCGCCATGGGCATCGCCGCACGCTACATCCACAGCCACAACAGCATCATTGACCGCCGCGACTTCGACATGACGGTCCGGTTGCTGGTGGCGATCGTGAAGCGCCTCGACCGAAAGACGGTCGAAGGCCTCTGCTGAGCCGGCGCGGGCCGCTCGGGATCGCCGTTCCCGCGCGGCCCGCGCGTCCATTTCGGAACCCATGCTTCGAGATCTGACCACTTCCTGGCTGCCGGCCGAGACGAGCCTCGTCGTGCGCGTCATCGTGGCGGTCGCGGTCACGCTGGCGGCGGGCTGGCTGCTGCAGCGGCTCGGCTTCCTGATCGTGCGCCGGAGCGAGCGCTGGATCCTGCGCTCGACGCACGGCAACGACCACGCCGTGCAGCGCGCGCACACGCTGGCGCAGTCGGGACGCCACCTCGTCACCACGATCGTCGGGCTGGGCGTGTTCTTCCACCTGCTCGAAGTGCTGGGCTGGGACCTGCGGCCGCTGCTCGTCGGCGCCAGCGTTCTCGGCGCCGCGCTCGCGTTCGGCGCGCAGACCATGGTGAGGGATGTCATCGCCGGAGTGTTCATCCTGGTGGACGACCAGTACTCGGTCGGCGACACGGTCGAGGTGAACGGCCAGGCCGCCACCGTCGAAGCCGTGACGCTGCGCTCGACGCGGCTGCGGGACTGGCAGGGCCGGTTGCTGTTCGTGCCGAACGGCGAGATGAAGATCGTCGTGAACAGCAGCCGGGGCTGGCACCTGGCGCTCGTGGACCTGCCGCTCGCGGTCAACCAGGACCTGGGGCGGGTGCTCGAGGTGGCCACGGCCATCGCCGACGAGTTGAACGCCGACCCGACGCTCGCGCCGCACCTGCTCGAGCCGGTGAAGGTCGTGGGCATCGAGCGGCTCGGCGTGGACGGCGCCTTCGTGCGCCTCGCCGGACGGGCGCTGCCCGGAGCCGCGGCGGCGACCGTCGCGCGCGAAGGCCGGCGCATCGCCCTCGCCCGGCTGCACGAAGCGGGCCTGCGCGCGGCGGGCGACCCCCAGCTCAAACTGGCCGCGCAACTTCCCTCCGCCGGGCCCGCGCCCGTTGGCCAGGGATGATTCCCCCAGCCCAAGGAGAATCGCGGTGCCGCTTCGCGTCTACGACACGCTGAAACGCGACAAGCGCGAGTTCGTCCCGGTGACGCCGGGGCGGGTGCGCATGTACGTCTGCGGCATGACGGTGCAGAACAAGCCGCACGTCGGGCACATTCGCGCCTCGCTCTCGGCCGAAATCATGCGCCGGTACTTCGAGCACCTCGGTTACGAGGTGGACTACGCCTACAACTTCACCGACGTGGACGACAAGATCATCGAGAAGGCGAACGCCGAAGGCCTCGAGTACGCGGTCGTGAGCGAGCGCAACATCGAGGCCTACCTCAAGTACGCCGACCTGCACAACATCAAGCGGGCGACCGTCTATCCGCGCGCGACGCAGCACATCGGCGAGATGCAGGCGATGATCGCGACGCTGATCGAGAAAGGCTACGCCTACGCCGCCGGAGGGGACGTCTACTTCGACGTCCGCCGCAAGTCCGACTACGGCAAGCTCTCGGGCCGCCGGGTGGACGACCTTCGCGAGGGCTATCGCATCGAGCCGGGCGAGGCGAAGCGCGACCCGCTGGACTTCGCGCTCTGGAAGGGCGCCAAACCCGGCGAGCCCGCATGGGAAAGCCCGTGGGGGCCCGGCAGGCCCGGGTGGCACATCGAGTGCTCGGCGATGGTCCGCAAGCACCTCGGCGAAACCATTGACCTGCACGGCGGCGGGCAGGACCTGATCTTTCCGCACCACGAGAACGAAATCGCCCAGAGCGAGGCGTGCACGGGCAAGCCCATGGCCAACTTCTGGACCGAGAACGGCCTGGTGAACCTGTCGGGCGCCAAGATGTCGAAGAGCGAGGGCAACTTCTTCTTCATCGAGGACATCGCCTCCCGGTCGGATCCCGAGGTCACGCGCTTCTACCTGCTCTCGACCCACTACCGGAGCCCGATCGAGTTCAGCCTCGAGCGACTCGCCGAGGCGGCCGTGGCCTACCAGCGCCTGCGCACGCCGCTCGAGCGGGCGGGCGCCTGGCGGGTCGCGGAGGGTCCGGCTCCCGGCGGGGAACTCGGGCAGGCGGTCGCGGAAGCCGAACGGCTGTTCCATGCCGCCATGGAGGACGATTTCAACACCGCCCAGGCGCTCGGACACCTGTTCGACCTCGCCCGGGCCGTCAACCGCGCCCTCGACGAAGGGGTGGGGTCGGACGCGATCCAGGCGGCCCGAAAGCTCCGCGAGCTGGGCGGAATCCTCGGGCTCTTCTGGAAGGAGCCGGCGGGCCCCGAGTGGTCGGCCGAGATTCTCGAGTTGCTCGAGGCCCGGGCCTCGGCCCGGAAAGCCAGGGACTGGAAGCTGTCCGACGAGCTGCGTGACCGGCTGGCGGGCCTGGGGGCGCTCGTCGAGGACGGGCCCCAGGGCCAGAAGCTGAAGCGGAAGTAGTCCGGGCCCGAGCTTCGGGCCCCGGAGCACCCGGCGGCCCGAAAGGCCTGACGGCCGCCGAACATTTCGCTTGCCTGCGCCAATTGCCCGGCGCTAGCCTTCTTTCAGACCCGGGCGATTGCAGGCCGTCGGTTTCGCGTGGGAGTTCACCCCGTATCCAACTCCGCGCGTCCCGACCCTCTGCAGGCTCGGGTGTTCT
Coding sequences:
- the dnaB gene encoding replicative DNA helicase; translated protein: MTDNTPGNAGAGPPGLTPPQALEAERSILAAMMLDPGAIGRAVENIDSSAFYRTSHAKIFAALIALYERQEAADLITVAEELRKRGDFEAAGGAAALAQVMEYATTTANIEHHIRIVHEKAILRRLIRATGEIQQQCYSGQDETASLLDQAEARIFEITDQRIRQGFTSIGDLMMPSMTQIEALFKRKSQVTGVSSGWDDLDKLTSGWQPGDLIILAGRPSMGKTAAAMNMAENAAVRFGVPVAVFSLEMSKEQLALRLLCSQGELSLSRLRTGSLQPEDWPRLTAGAGILKKAPINIDDSPALSVLEVRAKCRRLKAENKLGLVVVDYLQLMRPSSPVENRVQEIAQISRGLKALAKELNVPIIALSQLSRAVETRGGHGRPQLSDLRESGSLEQDADVVLFVYREVVYKPDTAEPGKAQLIIAKQRNGPTDDVDLTFIRQCTKFVPYSPVMSGETEPGY
- a CDS encoding ABC transporter permease, whose translation is MRGLASRGHFFLWRRIGDRFAQVGRLALFVGDTFRALPRGLRAPRLLVDEMHAIGVQSLLLVVVVSLFTGAVAAVQAAYQFSTVVPLKYIGSVILRSVIIELGPVLTALIVGGRVGASIAAELGTMRVTEQIDALEAMAINPMRYLVVPRVVAAVVMVPVLVVLSDAIAIFGGYLVSVMSLGVSSHTYILGLKQFFHMKDLWSGMVKSVCFGAIIGWMGCYYGFRTEGGAEGVGQATTRAVVATCVLVLISDYVLATVLFRFVFAS
- a CDS encoding ABC transporter ATP-binding protein, translating into MIRIRGLAKRLGTRQVLTRVDLDIPDGQTVVIMGRSGTGKSVLLKHIIGLMQPDAGDIEVDGESIVGLGEAELNRVRKRFGMLFQGAALFDSLTVGENVGLPLREHTRLGDGEVRRRVAERLEWVGLQGVEAMKPASLSGGMRKRVGLARALAMDPAYILYDEPTTGLDPIMSDVINRLIRSLQKRIGVTSVVVTHDLRSAYHVGDRMAMLNDGHVVFAGTPEELRSSDDPFVHRFIEGSSEGLEESL
- a CDS encoding MCE family protein, whose product is MKRTTEIQVGVTVVVALVVLIWGVTWLREFKIGRQVRLWTVSFPQTGGLGPSDEVQVNGIRKGSVSSIDLAGDHVVVHLALDKDLELTHDSRVSIRNVGLMGEKVIAVDLHPTGERYTARDTIPGVFEPGLGEFMASAGPSFDAMNRVIVALDRLATRLDRNGEVDRTIANLRQTSDELLKATRENRAIVNETLRNARDVSRTAKALTTDQEAHLRETIASLERGTRNFERLTTRLDSVLAVTKQVADKANGGDGTAALLLNDRKLYDDTRATVQSLRELIEDMKKNPRKYVNLSIF
- the radA gene encoding DNA repair protein RadA; this translates as MTRAVKPAKSPKTNFYCTACGNEQPRWFGHCPQCGEWNTAAEAPVAGAPRSAAVPRGAARWVPAGEGRSRGARPLAQVEVESAERARTGLRELDRVLGGGLVPGSLVLVGGDPGIGKSTLMLQLAMALAREGRRVLYVTGEESEQQIRLRAARLGELPESLLLLCETDLEAVLEAAASVLPEAMVVDSIQTLSRADLEGGPGTVTQVRECGLAMLHFAKGSRTPVFLVGHVTKDGAVAGPRVLEHMVDAVLYLEGERYQHYRVLRAAKNRFGSTNELGVFEMLESGLREVANPSQAFLSDGARAEPGTAVVASLEGSRPLLVEVQALVSTSFYGTPQRVTSGFDPRRLAVLLAVLERRVGLRLGRHDVFVTVTGGLKLDDPGTDLGVALAIASSYRSRPLLDRTLALGEVSLSGELRRVARLDARLREAAQLGFVRAGFPKAQAADAEGSGLQLVPLGTVREAFEAMLGERVAPPRAAEAERAAGAGPEGRS
- a CDS encoding YbaK/EbsC family protein; amino-acid sequence: MNAPAPGGALSEAARRVQDALVAGGFGNRVIELREPVRTAQAAADAVGCEVGQIVKSLVFRRTGHAGEGGGVLVLASGASRVDVAKLATLLGGGVEMGDPRFVRAVTGFAIGGIPPLGHAQALEVVMDERLLAHEALWAAAGHPNSLFPLTPDELRRMAGGRVADVT
- the ispD gene encoding 2-C-methyl-D-erythritol 4-phosphate cytidylyltransferase, with amino-acid sequence MSVVALLLCAGRGERLAAGVAKAAVPLAGRPLFTWSLETLGRCAGVEAIVVVGPVRTLRDLLSASGLAAPKVVAWVEGGEERQHSVARGLAALPADCDLVAVHDSARALVSEAVVARTIEAARQHGAAIAAVPLADTLKRVDDGVIHGTPARAGLWCAQTPQVFRRDWLAAAHAAATSAATDDAALVEALGHPVRVAAGDALNFKVTTPGDLALAERWLAGRGTAHEEAGR
- a CDS encoding 2-C-methyl-D-erythritol 2,4-cyclodiphosphate synthase, with translation MTARVGFGYDVHRVARGRALVLGGVRLESEWGLEGHSDADVLLHAIGDALLGAAGLGDLGTHFPPGDPKWKDASSLDLLERIRALLAGAGARIVNVDAMVVAEAPKIAPHRAVMCANVARALGIAADLVSVKATTHEQLGALGRGEGLAAMAVALVER
- a CDS encoding glutamate--tRNA ligase: MPTAVRVRFAPSPTGWLHVGGARTAYFNWLFARQHGGRFVIRVEDTDAERSSGESERGVLDDLRWLGLAWDEGPDGGGPYGPYRQSERLALYREQADRLLASRRAYRCFCTDEDLERRRNEALAAGRPPHYDGRCRSLAAGESASRAAAGEPASVRFRVPDRDWTLEDAVRGTVTFPAGMVGDFVLLRSSGLPTYNFACVVDDAAMRISHVLRAEEHLANTPRQLMLYEALGGTPPRFAHLALILNRDRTKMSKRAGEAAVAVGDWRRAGYVPEALLSYLALLGFHPGDDREILSREELLAAFTLERLGQSGSVFDAAKLAWVNRHFLHHASGAQLAAWLAAGPGPGTEPDADWRAAAGRLTADLPAVTVERLLEGVRGNVSTLADLPGELEVLTGGALRFEAEAEAALAAPGAPALCGDLAREAAGLAEWSGEAFKSAVQVSGKRQGRKGRDLFMPVRAALSGRTHGPELPLLAELLGKDRCIERLHDAARRAEGPA